One region of Rhodobacteraceae bacterium LMO-JJ12 genomic DNA includes:
- a CDS encoding type II secretion system protein GspD translates to MARFERLRVACAALLMILVVAVGWPGAGRAQVALDLRDADLRSFVEIVSEATGRSFVLDPAVRGTVTVLAPHDISPDELYEVFLSVLELNRLTIVEGVGSDRIVPMTAARELAPGSRLGVADGGYETRVIEVKNAPLNEIIDVVRPLLPSEAVLSAVPGSDLLILSDRGQNHRRIAALIQRLDKPRDRPIEMIRLRNADAGEVLQVVQSMDIIPEDGSVTVDRRSNALIIAGPDDLRRRVRTLAARLDTQQNNTTSSVYTLNYAEAAAMADVVLRSLSGREEGATSGQIQIVPEPQTNALLITAPQDRMDDIHAMIRHLDRRPTQVLVEAVIFEMSVEGFSDLSAQFGAIVNSAIVGGAQFSLEGRPSLTNLVSGVMNGQVVDAGSGGVLATSPQKGQNGFAAFLSAIASTNSTRLLSTPSIMTLNNQEAEIVVAQNVPFVTGSFTSTEGAQPENPFQTIERQDVGLTLNVTPRINADRTVKMVIKQEVSNLTRQAASSGGEITSRRALSTTVLVGDGNVIMLGGLLENGSGSASQRVPGLSNLPLVGGLFRGKNASRNQRVLLVMLRPQVVNSEAEAKKLSRALAREAKAASLAIAPLDDGNYPRTPAGAFPFDGADLNQPFDAGFVDDIAQRRNFPPLPSRLRFRND, encoded by the coding sequence ATGGCACGATTTGAAAGGCTGCGGGTGGCGTGCGCCGCCCTGTTGATGATCCTTGTGGTGGCCGTGGGCTGGCCCGGGGCCGGGCGTGCTCAGGTGGCGCTGGACCTGCGCGATGCGGATCTGCGCAGCTTTGTTGAGATTGTCTCTGAAGCGACAGGGCGCAGTTTCGTGCTGGATCCTGCTGTGCGTGGCACCGTGACGGTGTTGGCGCCACACGATATTTCCCCCGATGAGCTTTATGAAGTTTTTCTCAGCGTTCTTGAACTTAATCGGCTGACCATTGTTGAGGGGGTCGGCTCGGACCGGATTGTGCCGATGACGGCGGCCCGCGAACTGGCGCCGGGATCCCGCCTCGGTGTGGCCGATGGCGGCTATGAAACCCGGGTGATCGAGGTCAAAAATGCGCCTCTGAATGAGATTATCGACGTTGTGCGCCCCCTTTTACCTTCCGAGGCGGTGTTGTCGGCGGTGCCGGGTTCTGATCTCCTGATCCTGTCGGACCGGGGTCAGAACCATCGCCGGATCGCGGCCTTGATCCAACGCCTCGACAAACCGCGAGACCGACCGATCGAAATGATCCGATTGCGCAATGCCGATGCGGGTGAGGTGCTGCAGGTGGTGCAATCGATGGATATCATCCCCGAAGACGGCAGCGTCACGGTGGACCGACGCTCCAATGCGCTGATTATCGCCGGGCCCGACGATCTACGCCGCCGGGTGCGCACCCTGGCCGCCCGGCTCGACACCCAGCAGAACAATACCACCAGTTCGGTCTATACGCTGAATTATGCTGAAGCGGCCGCCATGGCCGATGTGGTACTGCGCAGCCTTTCGGGCCGCGAGGAAGGGGCGACCAGCGGCCAGATTCAGATCGTACCGGAACCCCAGACCAATGCCCTGCTGATCACTGCGCCACAGGACCGGATGGACGATATTCACGCCATGATCCGCCATCTCGACCGTCGTCCGACACAGGTTCTGGTTGAGGCGGTGATCTTTGAGATGTCGGTTGAAGGATTCTCGGATCTGTCGGCGCAGTTTGGTGCAATCGTGAATTCGGCGATTGTCGGCGGCGCGCAGTTTTCGCTCGAAGGGCGACCCAGCCTGACCAACCTGGTGTCGGGGGTGATGAACGGTCAGGTTGTGGATGCCGGATCGGGCGGCGTGCTGGCAACCAGCCCGCAGAAAGGACAGAACGGTTTTGCCGCTTTCCTGTCGGCCATCGCTTCGACAAATTCCACCCGCCTGCTCTCGACCCCGTCGATCATGACCCTGAATAATCAGGAAGCCGAGATCGTGGTGGCCCAGAACGTGCCGTTCGTCACCGGTTCTTTCACCTCGACCGAAGGTGCCCAGCCCGAGAATCCATTTCAGACCATCGAGCGCCAGGATGTCGGCCTGACGCTGAATGTCACGCCGCGGATCAATGCCGACAGGACGGTCAAGATGGTGATCAAGCAGGAGGTGTCCAACCTGACGCGCCAAGCCGCCTCGTCGGGTGGGGAGATCACCTCGCGCCGGGCCCTGTCGACCACGGTTCTGGTGGGTGATGGCAATGTCATCATGCTGGGGGGGCTTTTGGAAAACGGCTCGGGTTCGGCCAGCCAGCGGGTGCCCGGCCTGTCGAACCTGCCGCTGGTGGGGGGGCTGTTTCGCGGCAAGAACGCCTCGCGCAATCAGCGTGTCCTACTGGTGATGCTACGCCCGCAAGTGGTGAATTCCGAGGCCGAGGCGAAAAAGCTCAGCCGTGCGCTGGCGCGCGAAGCCAAGGCGGCAAGCCTTGCCATTGCCCCGCTGGATGATGGAAACTACCCGCGGACCCCGGCCGGGGCCTTCCCGTTTGACGGGGCCGATCTTAACCAACCTTTTGATGCTGGATTTGTGGATGACATCGCGCAACGCAGAAACTTTCCGCCGCTCCCCAGCAGGCTCCGGTTCCGCAACGATTGA
- a CDS encoding GspE/PulE family protein → MTSRNAETFRRSPAGSGSATIDPGVAARLPFAFARDQQVVLDGGQLIAGPGATLLGLREAQRRAGPDASEYREETAAGFEAALMRAYQTGVGGTDDPELSFDLEETGTTARDRDLLEEASDAPVIQLVNQLLRRAVSAGASDLHVEPYEGGLRARMRIDGFLQPVMDRDDVPVRRVVSRLKVMAGLDIAETRLPQDGRIPLRLGGRLIDTRVSSLPGNYGERIVLRILDRSSGLMPLADLGLGEGQVMLLERLSALPNGIILATGPTGAGKTTTLYSLLQLANRDERNIVTVEDPIEYDLPGISQSQINAEIGMTFAAGLRATLRQDPDVILVGEIRDGETASTAAQAALTGHLVFSSLHANGSVGAVVRLRDLGLDNFLIAATLRGVIAQRLLRKLCPDCAAPRPPTASDAAHFATHNLALPLQIRDPVGCARCGQSGYVGRVGVFEMIEVGEALRAAIDRGASEAEMKAEALDAGETLVGQGLREVAAGRTSLAEVLRVVGDVA, encoded by the coding sequence ATGACATCGCGCAACGCAGAAACTTTCCGCCGCTCCCCAGCAGGCTCCGGTTCCGCAACGATTGATCCGGGCGTGGCCGCCCGTCTGCCCTTTGCCTTTGCCCGCGACCAGCAGGTGGTGCTGGATGGCGGGCAACTGATCGCCGGCCCTGGCGCGACGCTTCTGGGGCTGCGTGAGGCACAGCGCCGGGCCGGACCAGATGCGTCGGAGTATCGCGAAGAAACCGCCGCCGGGTTTGAAGCGGCCCTGATGCGCGCCTATCAGACCGGCGTCGGGGGCACGGACGATCCCGAGTTGAGCTTTGATCTGGAAGAGACGGGCACCACCGCGCGCGACCGTGATCTTCTGGAAGAGGCCAGTGATGCGCCGGTGATCCAGCTGGTCAACCAGCTCTTGCGCCGGGCGGTCAGCGCCGGGGCCTCGGATCTGCATGTCGAACCTTACGAGGGTGGGTTGCGCGCCCGCATGCGCATCGACGGGTTTTTGCAGCCGGTGATGGACCGCGATGATGTGCCGGTGCGTCGGGTGGTCTCGCGGCTCAAGGTGATGGCCGGACTCGATATCGCCGAAACCCGCCTGCCACAGGACGGGCGTATCCCGCTCCGGCTGGGAGGGCGGCTGATCGACACCAGGGTCAGCTCGCTGCCGGGCAATTATGGCGAACGTATCGTTTTGCGAATTCTGGATCGCTCCTCGGGGTTGATGCCGTTGGCCGATCTCGGGCTCGGGGAAGGTCAGGTGATGCTTCTTGAGCGGCTTTCGGCGTTGCCCAACGGTATCATCCTGGCCACCGGCCCCACCGGCGCGGGCAAGACCACGACGCTCTATTCCCTGTTGCAGCTGGCCAATCGGGACGAGCGCAACATCGTCACCGTCGAAGACCCGATCGAATATGATTTGCCGGGCATCAGTCAGAGCCAGATCAATGCCGAGATCGGCATGACATTCGCCGCCGGGCTGCGCGCCACCCTGCGCCAGGACCCGGATGTGATTCTGGTGGGCGAGATCCGCGATGGCGAAACCGCCAGTACCGCCGCACAGGCGGCCCTCACCGGGCATCTGGTGTTTTCCTCGTTGCACGCCAATGGATCGGTCGGCGCAGTGGTGCGGCTGCGCGATCTGGGGCTTGATAACTTTCTCATTGCCGCCACCTTGCGCGGGGTGATTGCCCAGCGTCTGCTGCGCAAGCTCTGTCCTGATTGTGCCGCACCACGCCCGCCCACCGCCTCGGACGCCGCGCATTTTGCGACCCACAACCTGGCTTTGCCATTACAGATCCGTGACCCAGTGGGCTGCGCACGCTGTGGGCAGTCCGGCTATGTCGGGCGGGTCGGAGTGTTTGAAATGATCGAGGTTGGCGAGGCCCTGCGCGCCGCTATCGACCGCGGCGCTTCGGAGGCCGAAATGAAGGCCGAGGCGCTGGATGCCGGTGAAACCTTGGTCGGCCAAGGCCTGCGCGAGGTGGCCGCCGGACGCACCAGCCTGGCCGAAGTTCTGCGGGTTGTCGGAGATGTGGCATGA